A single region of the Anoplolepis gracilipes chromosome 1, ASM4749672v1, whole genome shotgun sequence genome encodes:
- the Eif3m gene encoding eukaryotic translation initiation factor 3 subunit M translates to MQVPPIFMELPLDDQAQELRVYFKSLGAEISEEKSPKGIEDDLHKIIGVCEACFKEGNENEIETVLNDIVSIMILIPTERAENLILAFCEKLVKAPGYKLGLVCLKALWLLFQSLADDSPMRYHVYYHLVQIARNVDQVKAVYSGIDQLKQQFASFPPSNEQMQKLLRLLHEVLLSCKQGEQAAAVMVELLGTYTAENASAAREDAQRCILAALADPNTFLLDPLLALKPVRFLEGELIHDLLLVFVQDKLPAYLHFYQHHREFVEHQLGLNHEQNMKKMRLLTFMQLAETNPEMSFDTIQEELQINESEVESFIIDVLKTKLVRARMDQAGRKVLISSTMHRTFGRPQWMQLRDLLVSWKANLSAVQDGMKTVAAAQIELAAKNKATLAH, encoded by the exons ATGCAAGTGCCACCAATTTTTATGGAATTGCCGTTAGATGACCAG GCACAAGAACTAAgggtatattttaaaagcctTGGTGCAGAAATTAGTGAAGAGAAATCCCCCAAAGGTATAGAGGACGATTTGCACAAGATTATTGGAGTATGTGAAGCATGTTTCAAAGAAGGAAATGAAAATGAGATAGAAACTGTATTAAATGATATTGTTTCTATCATGATTTTG ATACCTACAGAACGtgctgaaaatttaattttagcatTCTGTGAGAAACTTGTAAAAGCACCTGGATACAAACTTGGATTGGTTTGCTTAAAAGc GCTATGGCtgttatttcaatctcttgCTGATGATTCTCCAATGAGATACCATGTTTATTATCATTTGGTGCAAATAGCCCGAAATGTCGACCAAGTAAAAGCTGTGTACAGTGGAATAGATCAATTGAAGCAACAGTTTGCCTCTTTTCCACCATCGAATGaacaaatgcaaaaattaCTTCGTTTGTTACATGAAGTTCTTTTAAGTTGCAAACAGGG AGAGCAAGCAGCAGCTGTCATGGTGGAACTGTTGGGAACTTATACAGCAGAAAATGCTTCCGCGGCAAGAGAAGATGCACAGCGTTGTATATTAGCTGCATTAGCGGATcctaatacatttttactgGATCCATTATTGGCTTTAAAACCTGTAAGATTTTTAGAAGGCGAATTGATACACGATTTACTTCTTGTGTTTGTACAAGATAAATTGCCAGCATATCTACATTTCTATCAACATCACAGAGAATTTGTTGAGCATCAACTTG gaTTGAACCATGAGCAAAACATGAAAAAGATGAGGCTGTTGACTTTTATGCAACTGGCAGAGACAAATCCAGAAATGTCTTTTGATACAATACAAGAAGAATTGCAAATTAATGAATCTGAAGTAGAAAGCTTCATAATTGATG TTTTAAAAACCAAACTTGTAAGAGCACGCATGGATCAGGCTGGCcgtaaagtattaatttctaGCACGATGCACAGAACATTTGGTCGTCCACAATGGATGCAATTGCGAGATCTACTTGTATCATGGAAAGCTAATCTTTCGGCCGTGCAGGATGGCATGAAGACTGTAGCTGCTGCACAAATCGAACTTGCAGCAAAAAATAAAGCTACTCTTGCTCATTGA
- the Pras40 gene encoding uncharacterized protein Pras40: MHITCKCLNVSIRSRSSELQRLNIDNVEMTDLERADAFFREDLASVPELETITKEQPGLVEIRNIGSWIIHRCYNCSIYTHAVHREHGAALVLINSNIVLSPEEINKLKSNPDYSSVFRIVINHNLEDLDDYLQQPNKFSVSQLPNTVQVALSGLQQQLEEAVQRQTVAIEDKICAFSAEQYRLLEQFRERAHNEHRLLSKLVCRREETNRVTNDVETASVTPDNFKNNTLTTSAANTVDPKSNLIFNDMKISTDSNVKHEITTKHSSKNSTNNENTKKKKPLYIYTKESASFDTEALFPFEGIEDTDGTNQLHQWSSEEGSDTDDSSQNEGIHMPRSQRDGHSTLAKSLPVTVPAFPSIARRAVQDQNDDQLPNDPLDPHNIRASIKALAKSVHGDTVFGDLPRPRFSTQI, translated from the exons ATGCACATCACCTGCAAGTGCCTGAACGTGTCCATCAGATCCAGGAGTAGCGAACTGCAGCGGCTTAATATCGATAACGTCGAGATGACCGACCTGGAGCGCGCCGATGCCTTCTTTCGCGAG gaTCTAGCTAGTGTACCAGAACTGGAGACTATTACTAAAGAACAACCTGGTTTAGtggaaataagaaatattggCTCATGGATCATACATCGTTGTTATAATTGCTCAATTTATACCCATGCTGTCCATAGGGAACATGGTGCTGCTTTAGTCCTTATTAATAGCAATATCGTT TTATCTcctgaagaaataaataaattaaagtcaaATCCAGATTACAGCTCAGTGTTTAGGATAGTAATTAATCACAATTTGGAAGATCTTGATGACTATTTACAACAACCTAATAAATTTTCTG TTTCACAATTACCTAACACGGTTCAAGTGGCCCTAAGTGGATTGCAACAACAGTTGGAGGAAGCTGTACAACGTCAAACAGTAGCAATAGAAGATAAAATATGTGCGTTTTCTGCAGAGCAATATCGGCTGTTGGAACAATTTCGTGAAAGAGCGCACAACGAACATAGACTGTTATCAAA attAGTGTGTAGAAGAGAAGAGACAAATAGGGTAACCAATGATGTAGAAACTGCATCAGTGACTCCTGACAACTTTAAGAATAATACTTTAACTACCTCTGCAGCTAATACAGTTGATCCCAAgtccaatttaatatttaatgatatgaaaATTTCTACTGATTCGAACGTTAAACATGAGATAACCACTAAACATTCTTCTAAAAATTCTACTAAT aatgaaaatacaaaaaagaaaaagccattatatatttatactaaggAATCAGCCAGTTTTGATACAGAAGCATTGTTTCCTTTTGAGGGAATAGAAGATACAGATGGAACTAATCAATTACATCAGTGGTCTTCGGAAGAGGGATCTGATACAGATG ATTCAAGCCAAAATGAAGGGATTCATATGCCAAGAAGTCAACGAGATGGTCACTCCACTTTAGCTAAATCATTACCAGTCACTGTACCTGCTTTTCCATCTATTGCTCGTCGCGCAGTACAGGACCAAAATGATGATCAG TTGCCAAACGATCCGTTAGATCCGCACAATATTCGAGCTTCAATTAAAGCCTTAGCTAAAAGCGTCCATGGTGATACTGTGTTTGGAGACTTACCACGTCCCAGGTTTTCTACTCAGATCTGA
- the Eas gene encoding ethanolamine kinase 1 isoform X1, whose amino-acid sequence MNVCEEHLNITIDEDKIIDGAIDVIKRIRPSWPLQELQFKPFTDGKTNKLIGIWYSGHYTDMILIRIYGNNSDLLIDRKNELNNIQILNKAGYTHCIYATFNNGFAYQFLEGETLTLETIRDPKVYPLIARRMAEMHSLEPENGPESKKAFIWEKTKKFMEIMPKRFSDPLKQAKFEMLISPYAVLEKEYHFLEKALSKVNSPIVYAHNDLLLGNILYNQEQENVVFIDYEYTAFNYQAFDIANHFAEFAGIDEPDYSLYPDKNFQKAWLKEYLQRYNETNNVSEKEINKLYWQVTKFAPLPHFFWGCWSLIQSEHSHIDFDFLEYAAIRFNEYFKFKEETSKLEIKYK is encoded by the exons ATGAATGTATGTGAAGAACATCTTAACATTACAATAGatgaagataaaattattgatggcGCAATAGATGTTATAAAGAGGATAAGACCATCTTGGCCTCTGCAAGAACTGCAGTTCAAg CCATTTACTGATGGAAAAACAAATAAGTTGATAGGAATATGGTACTCAGGACATTATACAGATATGATTCTGATTCGAATTTATGGTAACAATTCAGATTTACTGattgatagaaaaaatgaattaaacaaTATCCAG atATTGAACAAAGCTGGCTATACTCATTGCATTTACGCTACATTTAATAATGGGTTTGCCTATCAATTCTTGGAAGGTGAAACTCTGACTCTAGAAACAATTAGGGACCCAAAAGTGTATCCATTAATCGCAAGACGCATGGCTGAAATGCATAGTCTTGAGCCAGAGAATGGGCCTGAATCAAAAAAAGCTTTCATTTGggaaaaaacaaagaaatttatggaaattatGCCTAAGAGATTTTCGGATCCTCTCAAGCAAGCAAA GTTTGAGATGTTGATTTCACCATATGCagtattagaaaaagaatatcatTTTCTAGAAAAAGCACTTTCAAAAGTGAATAGTCCTATAGTATACGCGCACAATGATCTTCTACTAGGAAATATACTGTACAATCAGGAGCAAGAGAACGTTGTTTTTATCGATTATGAATATACTGCATTTAACTATCAAGCATTTGATATTGCTAATCACTTTGCAGAATTTGCTG GTATAGATGAGCCAGATTATTCTTTGTATccggataaaaattttcaaaaagcatggttgaaagaatatttacaaagatataatgaGACTAATAATGTGTCtgagaaagaaattaacaaattatactGGCAGGTTACTAAATTTGCTCCCTTGCCACATTTTTTTTGGGGCTGTTGGTCTCTCATTCAAAGTGAACATTCACATATTGATTTTGACTTTTTAGA atatgCTGCAATAcgttttaatgaatatttcaagTTCAAAGAAGAAACTTCCAagttggaaataaaatataaataa
- the Eas gene encoding ethanolamine kinase isoform X2, with product MILIRIYGNNSDLLIDRKNELNNIQILNKAGYTHCIYATFNNGFAYQFLEGETLTLETIRDPKVYPLIARRMAEMHSLEPENGPESKKAFIWEKTKKFMEIMPKRFSDPLKQAKFEMLISPYAVLEKEYHFLEKALSKVNSPIVYAHNDLLLGNILYNQEQENVVFIDYEYTAFNYQAFDIANHFAEFAGIDEPDYSLYPDKNFQKAWLKEYLQRYNETNNVSEKEINKLYWQVTKFAPLPHFFWGCWSLIQSEHSHIDFDFLEYAAIRFNEYFKFKEETSKLEIKYK from the exons ATGATTCTGATTCGAATTTATGGTAACAATTCAGATTTACTGattgatagaaaaaatgaattaaacaaTATCCAG atATTGAACAAAGCTGGCTATACTCATTGCATTTACGCTACATTTAATAATGGGTTTGCCTATCAATTCTTGGAAGGTGAAACTCTGACTCTAGAAACAATTAGGGACCCAAAAGTGTATCCATTAATCGCAAGACGCATGGCTGAAATGCATAGTCTTGAGCCAGAGAATGGGCCTGAATCAAAAAAAGCTTTCATTTGggaaaaaacaaagaaatttatggaaattatGCCTAAGAGATTTTCGGATCCTCTCAAGCAAGCAAA GTTTGAGATGTTGATTTCACCATATGCagtattagaaaaagaatatcatTTTCTAGAAAAAGCACTTTCAAAAGTGAATAGTCCTATAGTATACGCGCACAATGATCTTCTACTAGGAAATATACTGTACAATCAGGAGCAAGAGAACGTTGTTTTTATCGATTATGAATATACTGCATTTAACTATCAAGCATTTGATATTGCTAATCACTTTGCAGAATTTGCTG GTATAGATGAGCCAGATTATTCTTTGTATccggataaaaattttcaaaaagcatggttgaaagaatatttacaaagatataatgaGACTAATAATGTGTCtgagaaagaaattaacaaattatactGGCAGGTTACTAAATTTGCTCCCTTGCCACATTTTTTTTGGGGCTGTTGGTCTCTCATTCAAAGTGAACATTCACATATTGATTTTGACTTTTTAGA atatgCTGCAATAcgttttaatgaatatttcaagTTCAAAGAAGAAACTTCCAagttggaaataaaatataaataa